The proteins below are encoded in one region of Anguilla anguilla isolate fAngAng1 chromosome 3, fAngAng1.pri, whole genome shotgun sequence:
- the LOC118223971 gene encoding granzyme B-like isoform X1: MYLLLLCLTLQLLDPAGASNSGIRGGKAAKPHSRPYMVSLQSKGYHVCGGLLIRKDFVLTSAHCIKYKPLEVVLGAHNISKHETTQQRIQVGKYHPHTSYLNANQCDYDVMLLKLKTKAKLNKYVKVIGLPRKDGNIPANIKCSVAGWGQKRSGGHAGVLQEVTQTIERNAQCKSLWQKYFFNKQMICTRPEGDRGFCQGDSGGPIICNKKPQGIAAYNNGCNESKYPDVYMKIPFFVPWINKTIEGYN; this comes from the exons ATGTATCTGCTTCTGCTCTGTCTGACTCTCCAGCTCCTGGACCCCGCAG GAGCTTCTAACAGTGGCATTAGAGGAGGGAAAGCGGCTAAACCCCACTCCAGGCCCTACATGGTCTCGCTGCAGTCTAAGGGGTATCACGTCTGTGGGGGACTACTCATTCGCAAGGACTTTGTGCTGACCTCAGCACACTGCATAAA ATATAAACCTTTGGAAGTAGTTTTGGGGGCTCACAACATAAGTAAACATGAGACAACTCAGCAGCGAATTCAAGTGGGAAAATATCACCCTCATACTTCATATTTAAATGCCAATCAGTGCGATTACGATGTGATGTTACTGAAG CTGAAGACCAAAGCCAAACTTAACAAATACGTCAAAGTGATTGGACTGCCGAGAAAAGACGGCAACATCCCAGCAAACATCAAGTGTTCAGTGGCTGGCTGGGGGCAAAAACGGAGTGGTGGGCACGCGGGTGTTCTTCAGGAAGTAACCCAGACCATAGAGAGAAACGCGCAGTGCAAATCGCTCTGGCAGAAGTACTTTTTCAACAAACAAATGATCTGCACTCGTCCTGAAGGGGACAGGGGATTCTGTCAG ggaGATTCAGGGGGACCCATAATTTGTAACAAGAAGCCACAAGGTATTGCAGCTTACAACAATGGGTGTAATGAATCCAAATATCCTGACGTCTACATGaaaattccattttttgttCCTTGGATCAATAAGACAATAGAAGGATACAACTGA
- the gatd3a gene encoding glutamine amidotransferase-like class 1 domain-containing protein 3A, mitochondrial, with translation MFAVRSVASKSYLSLIKHRALSVGLLHSSGNCYGAKVAVVLSGCGVYDGTEIHEASAILVHLSRGGADTQMYAPNIFQMHVIDHSKGQPAEKESRNVLSESARIARGNIADLAQLNASNHDAVIFPGGFGAAKNLSTFAVDGKDCKVNHDVDRVLKDFHKAGKPIGLCCISPVLAAKVLPGVEVTVGHEEEEGGKWPYAGTAQAITALGAKHCVKEVTEVHVDQKNKVVTSPAFMCETKLHLIFDGIGAMVKEVLRLSGK, from the exons ATGTTCGCAGTCAGATCGGTTGCTTCCAAATCTTACCTATCTTTAATAAAACATCGAGCTCTGAGCGTGGGGTTACTGCACAGCAGTGGCAATTGCTACGGAGCTAAAGTAGCAGTT GTGCTTTCGGGCTGCGGAGTCTACGATGGTACGGAAATCCACGAAGCCTCAGC GATTCTGGTGCACCTGAGTCGGGGTGGGGCAGACACGCAGATGTATGCCCCTAACATTTTCCAGATGCACGTCATTGACCACAGCAAGGGACAGCCTGCTGAGAAGGAGTCACG AAATGTGTTGTCCGAGTCTGCCCGCATTGCTCGAGGGAACATTGCCGACCTCGCTCAGCTCAACGCCAGCAACCATGATGCTGTCATATTCCCTGGGGGATTTGGGGCTGCCAAAAACTT gTCCACATTTGCAGTGGACGGTAAGGACTGCAAGGTGAACCATGATGTGGATCGTGTCCTGAAAGACTTCCACAAGGCAGGCAAGCCCATCGG GCTGTGCTGCATCTCCCCTGTGCTGGCAGCCAAGGTCCTGCCTGGGGTGGAAGTGACGGTGGGccatgaggaggaggaggggggaaagtGGCCTTACGCTGGCACCGCCCAGGCCATCACTGCTCTGGGGGCCAAACACTGTGTGAAAGAAGTCACC GAGGTGCACGTTGACCAGAAGAACAAGGTGGTGACATCACCGGCCTTCATGTGCGAAACGAAGCTGCACCTGATCTTCGACGGAATTGGCGCCATGGTGAAGGAAGTGCTGAGGCTGAGTGGGAAGTGA
- the LOC118223847 gene encoding cathepsin G-like isoform X2 — protein sequence MIEKSLLLLHLLLQLSPAGTTESSIIGGKKAKPHSRPYMVSLQVDGSHTCGGFLVREDFVLTAAHCFSRSLTAVLGAENLKKTEKKFQQKIPVKKYYKHQINQKSKFDFDIMLLKLQRNATINKNVKVIPLPKKGETVPENTKCLMSGWGRKKPDGPAQDFLQEVVLSVLSNKNCKKVWQENFVGNRMMCTRYDGKGICEGDSGGPLICNNKPHGIASFMSTPCNEAYPNVYMKVSYFIPWIEETMSN from the exons ATGATAGAGAAGTCTCTGCTGCTTCTGCATCTCCTGCTGCAGCTTTCTCCTGCAG GAACCACTGAAAGTAGTATCATCGGAGGGAAGAAGGCCAAGCCCCACTCCAGGCCCTACATGGTCTCTCTCCAGGTAGACGGTTCTCATACCTGTGGGGGCTTTCTCGTCCGAGAGGACTTTGTCCTTACTGCTGCCCACTGTTTCAG taGATCTCTGACAGCAGTTCTAGGAGCTGAAAACCTAAAGAAGACGGAAAAGAAATTTCAACAGAAGATTCCagtgaaaaaatattacaaGCATCAAATCAACCAGAAATCTAAATTTGATTTTGATATCATGCTTTTGAAg CTGCAGCGCAATGCCACTATTAACAAGAATGTCAAAGTCATACCCCTGCCGAAGAAAGGGGAAACCGTGCCAGAAAACACCAAGTGCCTGATGTCTGGATGGGGGAGGAAAAAGCCTGACGGACCAGCACAAGACTTTCTGCAGGAGGTGGTGCTCAGCGTCCTGAGCAATAAGAATTGCAAGAAGGTTTGGCAGGAAAACTTTGTTGGAAACAGAATGATGTGCACGCGTTATGACGGCAAGGGAATCTGTGAG GGAGACTCTGGAGGACCTCTCATTTGTAACAACAAGCCTCATGGGATAGCTTCCTTCATGTCAACGCCCTGCAACGAAGCATATCCAAACGTGTACATGAAAGTGTCATACTTTATTCCCTGGATAGAGGAAACAATGAGCAACTGA
- the LOC118223971 gene encoding granzyme B-like isoform X2, producing MYLLLLCLTLQLLDPAASNSGIRGGKAAKPHSRPYMVSLQSKGYHVCGGLLIRKDFVLTSAHCIKYKPLEVVLGAHNISKHETTQQRIQVGKYHPHTSYLNANQCDYDVMLLKLKTKAKLNKYVKVIGLPRKDGNIPANIKCSVAGWGQKRSGGHAGVLQEVTQTIERNAQCKSLWQKYFFNKQMICTRPEGDRGFCQGDSGGPIICNKKPQGIAAYNNGCNESKYPDVYMKIPFFVPWINKTIEGYN from the exons ATGTATCTGCTTCTGCTCTGTCTGACTCTCCAGCTCCTGGACCCCGCAG CTTCTAACAGTGGCATTAGAGGAGGGAAAGCGGCTAAACCCCACTCCAGGCCCTACATGGTCTCGCTGCAGTCTAAGGGGTATCACGTCTGTGGGGGACTACTCATTCGCAAGGACTTTGTGCTGACCTCAGCACACTGCATAAA ATATAAACCTTTGGAAGTAGTTTTGGGGGCTCACAACATAAGTAAACATGAGACAACTCAGCAGCGAATTCAAGTGGGAAAATATCACCCTCATACTTCATATTTAAATGCCAATCAGTGCGATTACGATGTGATGTTACTGAAG CTGAAGACCAAAGCCAAACTTAACAAATACGTCAAAGTGATTGGACTGCCGAGAAAAGACGGCAACATCCCAGCAAACATCAAGTGTTCAGTGGCTGGCTGGGGGCAAAAACGGAGTGGTGGGCACGCGGGTGTTCTTCAGGAAGTAACCCAGACCATAGAGAGAAACGCGCAGTGCAAATCGCTCTGGCAGAAGTACTTTTTCAACAAACAAATGATCTGCACTCGTCCTGAAGGGGACAGGGGATTCTGTCAG ggaGATTCAGGGGGACCCATAATTTGTAACAAGAAGCCACAAGGTATTGCAGCTTACAACAATGGGTGTAATGAATCCAAATATCCTGACGTCTACATGaaaattccattttttgttCCTTGGATCAATAAGACAATAGAAGGATACAACTGA
- the LOC118223848 gene encoding rab-like protein 3, with product MASLDRVKVLVLGDSGVGKSSLVHLLCQNQVLGNPSWTVGCSVDVRIHDYKEGTPEEKTYYIELWDVGGSVGSASCAKSTRAVFYSSVNGIILVHDLTNKKSSQNLYRWSLEAFNKDSSPTGVIVTNGDYDREQIPENLLPLLVIGTKFDHIPENKRSDVLARTAFLSEDFNAEEINLDCTNPRYLAAGSSNAVKLSRFFDKVIEKRYFTKEGSQAGFSDRKRFNFKSLHYD from the exons ATGGCTTCTCTTGACAGAGTAAAGGTGCTGGTTTTAGGAGATTCAG GGGTGGGGAAGTCGTCTCTGGTTCATTTACTGTGTCAGAATCAAGTTTTGGGAAACCCCTCCTGGACAGTAGGCTGTTCTGTGGATGTGCGG ATACATGACTACAAAGAGGGCACTCCAGAAGAGAAGACTTACTACATTGAATTGTGGGATGTTGGAGGATCTGTAGGAAGTGCCAGCTGTGCAAAGAGTACCAGAGCAGTTTTCTACAGCTCTGTCAATG GCATCATATTGGTCCATGATTTAACCAACAAGAAATCTTCACAGAATTTATACCGCTGGTCCTTAGAAGCCTTCAATAAAGACTCTTCCCCCACAGGAGTTATCGTCACAAACGG GGATTACGACAGGGAGCAGATTCCGGAAaacctgctccccctgctggtgatcGGGACCAAGTTCGACCACATCCCAGAGAACAAGCGCAGTGACGTCCTGGCCCGGACCGCCTTCCTGTCAGAGGACTTCAACGCTGAAGAGATAAACCTG GACTGCACAAACCCCCGTTACCTGGCGGCTGGCTCCTCGAATGCAGTGAAGCTGAGCAGGTTCTTCGACAAG GTCATCGAGAAGCGATACTTCACAAAGGAAGGTAGCCAG GCTGGCTTTTCAGACCGGAAGCGTTTCAACTTCAAGAGCCTCCATTACGACTGA
- the LOC118223847 gene encoding granzyme B-like isoform X1, translating into MIEKSLLLLHLLLQLSPAGTTESSIIGGKKAKPHSRPYMVSLQVDGSHTCGGFLVREDFVLTAAHCFSSRSLTAVLGAENLKKTEKKFQQKIPVKKYYKHQINQKSKFDFDIMLLKLQRNATINKNVKVIPLPKKGETVPENTKCLMSGWGRKKPDGPAQDFLQEVVLSVLSNKNCKKVWQENFVGNRMMCTRYDGKGICEGDSGGPLICNNKPHGIASFMSTPCNEAYPNVYMKVSYFIPWIEETMSN; encoded by the exons ATGATAGAGAAGTCTCTGCTGCTTCTGCATCTCCTGCTGCAGCTTTCTCCTGCAG GAACCACTGAAAGTAGTATCATCGGAGGGAAGAAGGCCAAGCCCCACTCCAGGCCCTACATGGTCTCTCTCCAGGTAGACGGTTCTCATACCTGTGGGGGCTTTCTCGTCCGAGAGGACTTTGTCCTTACTGCTGCCCACTGTTTCAG cagtaGATCTCTGACAGCAGTTCTAGGAGCTGAAAACCTAAAGAAGACGGAAAAGAAATTTCAACAGAAGATTCCagtgaaaaaatattacaaGCATCAAATCAACCAGAAATCTAAATTTGATTTTGATATCATGCTTTTGAAg CTGCAGCGCAATGCCACTATTAACAAGAATGTCAAAGTCATACCCCTGCCGAAGAAAGGGGAAACCGTGCCAGAAAACACCAAGTGCCTGATGTCTGGATGGGGGAGGAAAAAGCCTGACGGACCAGCACAAGACTTTCTGCAGGAGGTGGTGCTCAGCGTCCTGAGCAATAAGAATTGCAAGAAGGTTTGGCAGGAAAACTTTGTTGGAAACAGAATGATGTGCACGCGTTATGACGGCAAGGGAATCTGTGAG GGAGACTCTGGAGGACCTCTCATTTGTAACAACAAGCCTCATGGGATAGCTTCCTTCATGTCAACGCCCTGCAACGAAGCATATCCAAACGTGTACATGAAAGTGTCATACTTTATTCCCTGGATAGAGGAAACAATGAGCAACTGA